ACTGGGCATGGAACCGCTCGCCTGGACCGTGGACACCCTCGACTGGACCACCCCCGGCACCGGCACCATCGTCGAACGGGTCGAGGACGGCGCCGCCCCCGGCGTCGTGGTGCTCTCGCACGACGCCGGGGGCGACCGCTCGCAGACCGTGCGGGCCCTGCGCTCCTACCTGCCCGAGCTGCTGGACTCCGGCTACCACCTCACCGTCCCCCGGCGCCGCTACGCCTGACGCCGGTCGCGCCCGCCCGGCCGGGGCCCGCTCAGCGGACCCCGGTCATGCGGGCGAAGGCGACGACGTTCCCCTCGTAGCCGTTCTGCTTCGAGAAACCGCCACCGCAGGTGATGACCCGCAGCTCCGGGGCGCCCTTGGACGCGTAGACCCGGTCGCCGGGGAAGTCGTCCTTCTCGAAGACCTCGATGCCGTAGATCTCGAAGACCGCCGTCTTCCCGTCCTGGCGGCGCACCTCCACCTTGTTGCCCTTCTTCAGCGCACCGAGCCCGTAGAAGACGGCGGGTCCCTGCTGGTTGTCGACATGGCCGACCACCACCGCGGTGCCCTTCTCGCCGGGGGAGACCGCGCCGGTGAACCAGCCGGCCAGGTTCGGGTCCTCGGCCGGCGGAGCGTCGACCCAGCCGTCCGCGTCGAGACCGACCGGCATGATCGGCGCGTCGACCTGGATGGCGGGGACGGTGACCTGGTCGGGCACCGAGTACGGCAGCGGGGCGAGGCCCGGGACGGTGCCCTCCCCCCTCGTGACGCGGCTGTCCGAGGCCGCGGCGGACGCCGGCTGCGGCGGGCCCTGGTCGAACTCTCCCGAACCGTTGCGGATGAGCGCGAGCCCGGTCAGCAGGACCAGCGCTATCACGCCCCAGGGAGCGCGTTTCCTCCGCCGCTCCTCCTCTTCGGCCCACTCGGACGCATCCATTGGCCATCCCCTCTCGACCCGGCCGTCGCCCGGTCGTCCGCGCATACGAGCACGCTAAGCGCCGCACGTCCGACCGGCGACGGGGCGGCGGCGAACGGGTGGCGCCCCGCTCTTCCGTGAGCCATCCGGGACGCTCGGGCGGGAAATTTCTGACGGTCCGTGACCTGCGGTGATATCCGGTCGCGCGGTTCCGGCGCGGCACGCCCCTCACCAGGACGGACCATTCCCGAAATGCGGCCCCGCGCACGGCAACTGAGGGTCTATCTGGGAGGCGCTTTCTCGCCGATCGACCGGGGACGGGTCCCGGGGCGTCTTCCGCGGAGGATCACATGCGCAACACTCGTGCCCTCGCGGCAGCCGGCGCCGCGGTCGCTGTCCTCGGACTGGGCGCCCCCACGGCAACCGCCGGCGGCGACCACAACCAGCCGAGCAACATCGTCGCCCTGCCCAGTGTGATCGCCCGGGGCGGCCAGATGACCGTCACGGTCGACGGCTGCCCGCAGGGCGGCACGATGACCTCGGACGCGTTCCGGACGACCCACCTGACCCCGGTCAGGGGCGCCAACGAGACGTCCAGGGGCACCGCCACGATCAGGCAGGACGCCCGGCCGGGTTCGTACGACATCACCGTCAACTGCTCGGGCCGGCGACTCACGCGGCCGGCCGCCTTCACCGTCATCGGCGGCGTCCGCGGTGGCATCGGGGGCAGCAGCTCCAGCGGGGCGACGCCGACCGACATCGCGATCGGCGGCGGGCTGGTCGTCGCGGCCGTCGCAGGCGGCGGTCTGTTCTGGATGCGCCGCAGGGCCGAGCGGCGGTTCTGACGCGGTCCCGGGCGTCACGGGCGGGCTCCGCCTTCGGGGGGCGGTCCCGTCCGGTCCCCTGCGGGCCACGCGGGTGTCGCACCGGCGGATCGCGCGTCGTACGCCGCAAGGGCTTCGCCCCGGACCCGTCGCGGGTCCGGGGCGAAGCCCGGCGCGTGCGGCGCGGAAGGGTCAGGCCCCGTCCTCGCCGGTGCGGCGCCGCGAGAGGTGGTACGCGGCCCCGGCCGAACCCGCGACGAGGGCGAGGCCGAGCCCGATCTCCCGCACGTCGAACCCGGCGACGCTGCCCCCCTCGCCGGCGTGCACGCCCTTGGGGTGACCGGACTCCCCGGAGGGGTGGTGGGAGTGGCCGCCCGCGATGGTCAGGTCCACCGCCTCGGTCCTGCCGTCGCACGCGAACGTCACCTGGTAGACCGCTCCGCGACGGGCGTCCCGGTCGACCCGTGCGGTCGCCGACGACTCGTGCCGCGGGATGGTGACCGTGTCGAACACCGGCGACTCGACCGTGACGCGTCCGTGGCACCCGCCGGCGCCCCGGCCCACCCCCAGGGTGACCTCGCCGCCCGGTGCCACGGTGGCGGGACGGACGGTGAAGCCGAACGTCGAACTGCCGCCCACGGCCGCCCCGGCCGGTACGCAGCCCGAGAGGGCGGCGGCGCCCAGCAGTGCGACCGAGGCGACGGGTATCGCGCGCATGGTGAATCCTCCGGGTCCCCGAGGAGCGGCGGCGGACCTGTTCCGCACGTGCCACGAATGCACCTCGATGTTCGGAACGCTAGGAAGGCGGACCCCCGGGCGCGATCGCTGTAGGGCGAACGGGTCAATCGTGTGGGCCGGTCAGGGGAGGGCGCCGGAGTGTCGGACGCCCCTCGGCGGCCCCCGGTGCGGGGGCCGCCGAGGGGCGCGGACGACTGCGGGCGGCGGGGAGGAGAGCTCAGTCCTTCGCCCCGGGGAAGAGGTTCACGAAGGGGTCCGTCGACGCCGCGACCCCGCGGCTGAACGGTGCGTCGAAGTCCCAGATCAGGAAGAGCAGGAACGCGATCAGCGCCGAGAACAGTCCGGCGAGGATCAGTTCGCGCGGTGTCCGCCGGATCTGGAGGGCGAAGACCATGCCGACAGTGACGACGCCCCCC
This region of Streptomyces ambofaciens ATCC 23877 genomic DNA includes:
- a CDS encoding class F sortase, producing the protein MDASEWAEEEERRRKRAPWGVIALVLLTGLALIRNGSGEFDQGPPQPASAAASDSRVTRGEGTVPGLAPLPYSVPDQVTVPAIQVDAPIMPVGLDADGWVDAPPAEDPNLAGWFTGAVSPGEKGTAVVVGHVDNQQGPAVFYGLGALKKGNKVEVRRQDGKTAVFEIYGIEVFEKDDFPGDRVYASKGAPELRVITCGGGFSKQNGYEGNVVAFARMTGVR